The genomic DNA TGTTGACTATTGCCCCGTGTAGCAATGGCCCGGGAATCCTCCCTCTACTCTTCCACCCCCCTGAGCAGGTCAGCAAACCTTATCAAAATCCCCCACCTCCTGTCTTGAGTACACTGAGTACTCCCAGACCGCCTCCACCGGTCATTCAATATCCGTGGAGAGCACATCTCAAGTGAAACTAGGCTGCGGCCGAAGTGGCCGGGAAGGGGGAACTGGCAGGACGTGTCCTCGTACAGATCGTAGCTCCTTCCCTTTTTTATCATAGACCACTCGAAAAACTGCGCGACTGGGATAAGCTGGAAGTATGAAAACCCTCATCCTCCTCGCACAGTCTCTCCTCTTTGTTACGATGATGTGCGCTCCCGCATGGGCACTCGAAATCCCGGAACATCTTGTCTTCGATGTCAAATGGAAGGGCATCAAGGCCGGCACCGCTGAGCAGACGGTTACGGTACAAGGCGATCAAATCGCCATCGTCAACACCCTCCGTTCATCCGGGCTGGTTTCCGCCTTCTTTTCCATCGACGACAGGACCGAGTCGGTGATCCACCGAACGGGGCGGCGGAAGGGATTGCCCGTCGTGTACCGGGAGAATATCAAGGAGGGAAAGCGCCGCAAGCAGCGGGAGGCCCGCTTCAATTTCTCGAACCTCACCGTGGACAGCACCAATTTCATCGAGAATACATCGAAAAAAGAAGCCATCGACGCCAGGACCTACGACAGGCTTTCCAGTATCTATTTCATTCGCTCCACCAATCTGGTGCCGGGTCAGTCCATATTCTTCCACATCTATGACTTCAAGCGGGTCTGGAAAGCGGATGTGAGGGTGGTAAAACGGGAGGAGATCCGCACGCCCCTCGGCAAGTTCAAGACCGTCGTGGTGACTTCGCAGCTCGCCCACGATGGGGTACCGGCCAAGGTCGGCAACGGCACGTTCTGGTTGACCGATGACACTCGACGGATTCCGGTCCGGATACGGACCACCATAAGTGCGGGAGAGATCACTCTTAACCTGGTGGGGGGAAGTTATTGGCCCGATAGATAGAGGCATACTGCTCATTTGCCGATGGTGAAATAGAAGGTCGCTCCTTTCCCGGGCTCGCCTTCGGCCCATATCCTTCCGCCGTGCCTGCTTATAATTCTCTCTACAGTTGCCAAACCGATCCCGAGTCCTCCGACACCTCCCTCGAGCCTGTAGAAGGGATCGAAGAGCCTCTCGGCCTCCGACTGATCGAAACCGACCCCGTTATCCCGCACGAAATAAGCTGTCGTTCCGTCCATGTCACTTGTGCCTACCTCGATGACAGCTTCAGCCTCTTTGCCCGTAAATTTCCAGGCGTTCCCGATAATGTTGCCCAGGACTACGCGCATCAGATCGGGGTCTATTTCAGCCTTCATTCCCGGCTGGATGG from Geobacter sp. DSM 9736 includes the following:
- a CDS encoding DUF3108 domain-containing protein; protein product: MKTLILLAQSLLFVTMMCAPAWALEIPEHLVFDVKWKGIKAGTAEQTVTVQGDQIAIVNTLRSSGLVSAFFSIDDRTESVIHRTGRRKGLPVVYRENIKEGKRRKQREARFNFSNLTVDSTNFIENTSKKEAIDARTYDRLSSIYFIRSTNLVPGQSIFFHIYDFKRVWKADVRVVKREEIRTPLGKFKTVVVTSQLAHDGVPAKVGNGTFWLTDDTRRIPVRIRTTISAGEITLNLVGGSYWPDR